A window of Acidimicrobiales bacterium genomic DNA:
GCAGGACGTGCAGACGGTCAGCCGCTTGGGGCTGCCGTTGACCAGGGCCCGCACGCGCTGGATGTTGGGGTTCCACCGGCGCTTGGTCCGGCGGTGCGAGTGGCTGATCGACATGCCGAAGGA
This region includes:
- the rpmB gene encoding 50S ribosomal protein L28, whose translation is MAAVCEVCGKHPSFGMSISHSHRRTKRRWNPNIQRVRALVNGSPKRLTVCTSCLRAGKVQKAPRGPAATAS